A stretch of Corylus avellana chloroplast, complete genome DNA encodes these proteins:
- the psbZ gene encoding photosystem II protein Z, giving the protein MTIAFQLAVFALIATSSILLISVPVVFASPDGWSSNKNVVFSGTSLWIGLVFLVGILNSLIS; this is encoded by the coding sequence ATGACTATTGCTTTCCAATTGGCTGTTTTTGCATTAATTGCTACTTCATCAATCTTACTGATTAGTGTACCCGTTGTATTTGCTTCTCCTGATGGTTGGTCGAGTAACAAAAATGTTGTATTTTCCGGTACATCATTATGGATTGGATTAGTCTTTCTGGTGGGTATCCTTAATTCTCTCATCTCTTGA
- the psbD gene encoding photosystem II protein D2: MTIALGKFTKDENDLFDIMDDWLRRDRFVFVGWSGLLLFPCAYFALGGWFTGTTFVTSWYTHGLASSYLEGCNFLTAAVSTPANSLAHSLLLLWGPEAQGDFTRWCQLGGLWTFVALHGAFGLIGFMLRQFELARSVQLRPYNAIAFSAPIAVFVSVFLIYPLGQSGWFFAPSFGVAAIFRFILFFQGFHNWTLNPFHMMGVAGVLGAALLCAIHGATVENTLFEDGDGANTFRAFNPTQAEETYSMVTANRFWSQIFGVAFSNKRWLHFFMLFVPVTGLWMSALGVVGLALNLRAYDFVSQEIRAAEDPEFETFYTKNILLNEGIRAWMAAQDQPHENLIFPEEVLPRGNAL; this comes from the coding sequence ATGACTATAGCCCTTGGTAAATTTACCAAAGACGAAAATGATTTATTTGATATTATGGATGACTGGTTACGGAGGGACCGTTTCGTTTTTGTAGGTTGGTCCGGTCTATTGCTCTTTCCTTGTGCCTATTTCGCCTTAGGGGGCTGGTTTACAGGTACAACCTTTGTAACTTCATGGTATACACACGGATTGGCGAGTTCCTATTTGGAAGGCTGCAACTTCTTAACCGCGGCAGTTTCTACTCCTGCTAATAGTTTAGCACACTCTTTGTTGTTACTATGGGGTCCAGAAGCACAAGGAGATTTTACTCGTTGGTGTCAATTAGGCGGTCTGTGGACTTTTGTTGCTCTCCACGGGGCTTTTGGACTAATAGGTTTCATGTTACGTCAATTTGAACTTGCTCGATCTGTTCAATTGCGACCTTATAATGCAATCGCATTCTCTGCTCCAATTGCTGTTTTTGTTTCTGTATTCTTGATTTATCCACTAGGTCAGTCTGGTTGGTTCTTTGCGCCTAGTTTTGGTGTAGCAGCTATATTTCGATTCATCCTCTTTTTCCAAGGGTTTCATAATTGGACATTGAACCCATTTCATATGATGGGGGTTGCCGGTGTATTGGGCGCTGCTCTGCTATGCGCTATTCATGGTGCTACCGTAGAAAATACTTTATTTGAAGATGGCGATGGTGCAAATACATTCCGTGCTTTTAACCCAACTCAAGCTGAAGAAACTTATTCAATGGTCACCGCTAACCGCTTTTGGTCCCAAATCTTTGGGGTTGCTTTTTCCAATAAACGTTGGTTACATTTCTTTATGTTATTTGTACCAGTAACCGGTTTATGGATGAGTGCTCTTGGAGTAGTCGGTCTGGCTCTGAACCTACGCGCCTATGACTTCGTTTCTCAGGAAATCCGTGCAGCAGAAGATCCTGAGTTTGAGACTTTCTACACCAAAAACATTCTTTTAAATGAAGGTATTCGTGCTTGGATGGCGGCTCAAGATCAGCCTCATGAAAACCTTATATTCCCTGAGGAGGTTCTACCCCGTGGAAACGCTCTTTAA
- the rps14 gene encoding ribosomal protein S14 → MARKSLIQREKKRQKLEQKYHLIRRSPKKEISKVPLLSEKWEIHGKLQSPPRNSAPTRLHRRCFSTGRPRANYRDFGLSGHILREMVHACLLPGATRSSW, encoded by the coding sequence ATGGCAAGAAAAAGTTTAATTCAGAGGGAGAAGAAGAGGCAAAAATTGGAACAAAAATATCATTTGATTCGTCGATCCCCCAAAAAAGAAATAAGTAAAGTTCCATTGTTGAGTGAGAAATGGGAAATTCATGGAAAGTTACAATCCCCACCGCGTAATAGTGCACCTACACGTCTTCATCGACGTTGTTTTTCAACCGGAAGGCCAAGAGCTAACTATCGAGACTTTGGGCTATCCGGACACATACTTCGTGAAATGGTTCATGCATGTTTGTTGCCTGGGGCAACAAGATCAAGTTGGTAA
- the psbC gene encoding photosystem II 44 kDa protein — protein MKVFVLGWRLKISLMKTLYSLRRFYPVETLFNGTLALAGRDQETTGFAWWAGNARLINLSGKLLGAHVAHAGLIVFWAGAMNLFEVAHFVPEKPMYEQGLILLPHLATLGWGVGPGGEVIDTFPYFVSGVLHLISSAVLGFGGIYHALLGPETLEESFPFFGYVWKDRNKMTTILGIHLILLGIGAFLLVFKALYFGGVYDTWAPGGGDVRKITNLTLSPSVIFGYLLKSPFGGEGWIVSVDDLEDIIGGHVWLGSICILGGIWHILTKPFAWARRALVWSGEAYLSYSLGALSVFGFIACCFVWFNNTAYPSEFYGPTGPEASQAQAFTFLVRDQRLGANVGSAQGPTGLGKYLMRSPTGEVIFGGETMRFWDLRAPWLEPLRGPNGLDLSRLKKDIQPWQERRSAEYMTHAPLGSLNSVGGVATEINAVNYVSPRSWLATSHFVLGFFLFVGHLWHAGRARAAAAGFEKGIDRDFEPVLSMTPLN, from the coding sequence ATGAAGGTATTCGTGCTTGGATGGCGGCTCAAGATCAGCCTCATGAAAACCTTATATTCCCTGAGGAGGTTCTACCCCGTGGAAACGCTCTTTAATGGAACTTTAGCCTTAGCCGGTCGTGACCAAGAAACCACCGGTTTCGCTTGGTGGGCCGGGAATGCCCGGCTTATCAATTTATCCGGTAAATTATTGGGAGCTCATGTAGCCCATGCCGGATTAATCGTATTCTGGGCCGGAGCAATGAACCTATTTGAAGTGGCTCATTTCGTACCAGAAAAGCCCATGTATGAACAAGGGTTAATTTTACTTCCCCACCTAGCTACTCTAGGTTGGGGGGTAGGCCCTGGTGGGGAAGTTATAGATACCTTTCCATACTTTGTGTCTGGAGTACTTCACTTAATTTCCTCTGCAGTATTGGGCTTTGGCGGTATTTATCATGCACTTCTGGGACCCGAGACTCTTGAAGAATCTTTTCCATTCTTCGGTTATGTATGGAAAGATAGAAATAAAATGACTACAATTTTGGGTATTCACTTAATTTTGTTAGGTATAGGTGCTTTTCTTCTAGTATTCAAGGCTCTTTATTTTGGAGGCGTATATGATACCTGGGCTCCAGGAGGGGGAGATGTAAGAAAAATTACCAACTTGACCCTTAGCCCAAGTGTTATATTTGGTTATTTACTAAAATCTCCCTTTGGAGGAGAGGGATGGATTGTTAGTGTGGACGATTTGGAAGATATAATTGGAGGGCATGTATGGTTAGGTTCCATTTGTATACTTGGTGGAATCTGGCATATCTTAACTAAACCTTTTGCATGGGCGCGCCGTGCACTTGTATGGTCTGGAGAGGCTTACTTGTCTTATAGTTTAGGTGCTTTATCTGTTTTTGGTTTTATTGCTTGTTGCTTTGTTTGGTTCAATAATACCGCTTATCCTAGTGAGTTTTACGGGCCCACTGGACCAGAAGCTTCTCAAGCTCAAGCATTTACTTTTCTAGTTAGAGACCAACGTCTTGGGGCTAACGTGGGATCCGCCCAAGGACCTACCGGTTTAGGTAAATATCTAATGCGTTCGCCGACTGGAGAAGTCATCTTTGGGGGAGAAACTATGCGTTTTTGGGATTTGCGTGCTCCCTGGTTAGAACCCCTAAGGGGTCCCAATGGTTTGGACTTGAGTAGGCTAAAAAAAGACATACAACCTTGGCAAGAACGGCGTTCTGCAGAATATATGACTCATGCTCCTTTAGGTTCTTTAAATTCTGTGGGTGGCGTAGCTACCGAGATCAATGCAGTCAATTATGTCTCTCCTAGAAGTTGGTTAGCTACCTCTCATTTTGTTCTAGGATTCTTCCTATTTGTAGGTCATTTATGGCATGCAGGAAGGGCTCGCGCGGCTGCAGCAGGATTTGAAAAAGGAATTGATCGTGATTTTGAACCTGTTCTTTCCATGACTCCTCTTAACTAA
- the psaB gene encoding photosystem I P700 chlorophyll a apoprotein A2, translated as MALRFPRFSQGLAQDPTTRRIWFGIATAHDFESHDDITEERLYQNIFASHFGQLAIIFLWTSGNLFHVAWQGNFETWVQDPLHVRPIAHAIWDPHFGQPAVEAFTRGGALGPVNIAYSGVYQWWYTIGLRTNGDLYTGALFLLFLSAISLIAGWLHLQPKWKPSVSWFKNAESRLNHHLSGLFGVSSLAWTGHLVHVAIPGSRGEYVRWNNFLEVLPHPQGLGPLFTGQWNLYAQNPDAGSHLFGTSQGAGTAILTLLGGFHPQTQSLWLTDIAHHHLAIAFIFLVAGHMYRTNFGIGHSIKDLLEAHIPPGGRLGRGHKGLYDTINNSIHFQLGLALASLGVITSLVAQHMYSLPAYAFIAQDFTTQAALYTHHQYIAGFIMTGAFAHGAIFFIRDYNPEQNEDNVLARMLDHKEAIISHLSWASLFLGFHTLGLYVHNDVMLAFGTPEKQILIEPIFAQWIQSAHGKTLYGFDVLLSSTNGPAFNAGRSIWLPGWLNAVNENSNSLFLTIGPGDFLVHHAIALGLHTTTLILVKGALDARGSKLMPDKKDFGYSFPCDGPGRGGTCDISAWDAFYLAVFWMLNTIGWVTFYWHWKHITLWQGNVSQFNESSTYLMGWLRDYLWLNSSQLINGYNPFGMNSLSVWAWMFLFGHLVWATGFMFLISWRGYWQELIETLAWAHERTPLANLIRWRDKPVALSIVQARLVGLAHFSVGYIFTYAAFLIASTSGKFG; from the coding sequence ATGGCATTAAGATTTCCAAGGTTTAGCCAAGGCTTAGCTCAGGACCCCACTACTCGTCGTATTTGGTTTGGTATTGCTACCGCACATGACTTCGAAAGTCATGATGATATTACTGAGGAACGTCTTTATCAGAATATTTTTGCTTCTCATTTTGGGCAATTAGCAATAATTTTTCTGTGGACTTCCGGAAATCTGTTTCATGTAGCTTGGCAAGGAAATTTTGAGACATGGGTACAGGACCCTTTACATGTAAGACCCATTGCTCATGCAATTTGGGATCCTCATTTTGGTCAACCGGCTGTGGAAGCTTTTACTCGAGGGGGTGCTCTTGGACCAGTAAATATCGCTTATTCCGGTGTTTATCAGTGGTGGTATACAATCGGTTTACGGACTAATGGAGATCTTTATACTGGAGCTCTTTTTCTATTATTTCTTTCTGCCATATCTTTAATAGCGGGCTGGTTACACCTACAACCAAAATGGAAACCTAGCGTTTCGTGGTTTAAAAATGCCGAATCTCGTCTCAATCATCATTTGTCAGGGCTATTCGGAGTAAGTTCCTTGGCTTGGACAGGACATTTAGTCCATGTCGCTATTCCTGGATCCAGGGGGGAATACGTTCGATGGAATAATTTCTTAGAGGTATTACCGCATCCCCAAGGATTAGGCCCCCTTTTTACAGGTCAGTGGAATCTTTATGCGCAAAACCCCGATGCAGGTAGTCATTTATTCGGTACCTCCCAAGGCGCAGGAACTGCCATTCTAACCCTTCTCGGGGGATTTCATCCGCAAACGCAAAGTTTATGGCTGACTGATATTGCTCATCATCATTTAGCTATTGCATTTATTTTTCTCGTTGCCGGTCATATGTATAGAACTAACTTTGGTATTGGGCACAGTATAAAAGATCTTTTAGAAGCACATATTCCTCCGGGGGGACGATTGGGGCGTGGACATAAAGGTCTTTATGACACAATCAATAATTCGATTCATTTTCAATTAGGCCTTGCTCTAGCCTCTTTAGGGGTTATTACTTCCTTGGTAGCTCAACATATGTACTCTTTACCTGCTTATGCGTTCATAGCCCAAGACTTTACTACTCAAGCTGCGTTATATACGCATCACCAATACATTGCAGGATTCATCATGACAGGAGCTTTTGCTCATGGAGCTATATTTTTTATTAGAGATTACAATCCGGAACAAAATGAGGATAATGTATTGGCAAGAATGTTAGATCATAAGGAAGCTATCATATCCCATTTAAGTTGGGCCAGCCTTTTTTTGGGATTCCATACTTTGGGACTTTATGTTCATAATGATGTCATGCTTGCTTTTGGTACTCCGGAGAAACAAATCTTGATCGAACCTATATTTGCCCAATGGATACAATCTGCTCATGGTAAAACTTTATATGGGTTCGATGTACTTTTATCTTCAACGAATGGCCCAGCGTTCAATGCGGGTCGAAGCATATGGTTGCCCGGTTGGTTAAATGCTGTTAATGAGAATAGTAATTCACTATTCTTAACAATAGGGCCTGGAGACTTCTTGGTTCATCATGCTATTGCTCTAGGTTTACATACAACTACATTGATCTTAGTAAAAGGTGCTTTAGATGCACGTGGTTCCAAGTTAATGCCAGATAAAAAGGATTTTGGTTATAGTTTTCCTTGCGATGGTCCGGGACGAGGCGGTACTTGTGATATTTCGGCTTGGGACGCGTTTTATTTGGCAGTTTTCTGGATGTTAAATACCATTGGATGGGTTACTTTTTATTGGCATTGGAAGCACATCACATTATGGCAGGGTAACGTTTCACAGTTTAATGAATCTTCCACTTATTTGATGGGATGGTTAAGAGATTATCTATGGTTAAACTCTTCACAACTTATCAATGGATATAACCCTTTTGGTATGAATAGTTTGTCAGTCTGGGCGTGGATGTTCTTATTTGGACATCTTGTTTGGGCTACTGGATTTATGTTCTTAATTTCCTGGCGTGGATATTGGCAAGAATTGATTGAAACTTTAGCATGGGCTCATGAACGCACACCTTTGGCTAATTTGATTCGATGGAGAGATAAACCAGTGGCTCTTTCCATTGTGCAAGCAAGATTGGTTGGATTGGCCCACTTTTCGGTAGGTTATATATTCACTTACGCGGCTTTCCTGATTGCCTCTACATCGGGCAAATTTGGTTAA